Genomic DNA from Gimesia aquarii:
GACAGGACGAACACCTGGTCTTTCATCAAAATGCTCCCAGTTCGTTTCTATATTCATAAAAAAGGTCGGGATAAAAGCAGCAACCATTCTCACGAGAGGAGGATTGACTCGATAGAGCTCAAATCTTTGATATTTCCAATGACTGATTCCCGCCACTAAATGTCCCGGCTCATTCAAATTGGGGCTGTGCCGATTCGCGCTATAAGCTATTAAAACAGTATGAATTAATAGCAAACTAATGATTAACAGGCTATTTAGTGATGTTTGTTTCATTAAAATGTTTAGTTTTCGATATCGCGATAAATTAAGCCATTTACAACTGGCTAGGGGGTATCAGAAGAGAACGATCAATTCTTTAGTTTATAATACTGGTGAACTGCTAGTGCTACAGAAATGGAGATTCCACATCCTATAAAATGGAACGGTAAAATCCATTTAGGACCTAGTGACAATTCGTTAAACAACACAACGTTTAAATACAGTAAAACAAGCCCCAAGCAATAAACAATTAGTGGATGCTGTCCGCAGACAACCAAAGGAAATGCCAACTTAGACTTCCAGAACGGTTGCATGGATGATGTAATTGAACTCACATAATATGCGAGTGCTAAAAAATTAATCAGTCGAAAGAGGCCAAGCGTTTGTTTCAATTGCATAGATGCTAATAAATGAAACCACGGAGACTTGACTATCCCGTTGCTCGAAAATAACCGTGGTTCAATAAAATCAATGTAGAACGCGCACAAAACGATCAAAAGCGCAAAATACTTCAAGAATGCGTTGTATATAAGAACGGACTTCTTATCGTAGTTTTTCGAACCAATAACGAGCCCAATAAAGAACAGAAGTTGCCAGGACAAAGGATTGAAATAGAATCGTCCGAATTGGCTGTAGGCCATTGGGATGGTGGACCAGTCAAAAAATTGACTGAGTGAATAAATTCCAAAAGACACTAAACACGCCAATGCGACACTTCTCTTAAATAGCCAGAAAAGTGCCGGGCTTAAAAACAAGAAGAGGAGAATATAAAAACGTAGAATTTCGAATCCATAGGGCGTATAGAAGAGATTCAATAAATAAGCTGTCGATTTGACAGGAGCTTCTAGGAGCGGAAACAAAAAGAGATGTTTTGAAATTTGAACATTTTCAATCGCGAACGGAATACTAATTGCCAAACAACAACCAAGAGTAAGAAGAGTAGCGAGGTAAAGTCCAAAACCACGATGCAAAGACTTTTTAAAACATCCCAGAGAGCCATATTGTCGATACACACGACTGTAAACAATGCCATATAAGTATCCCGACAAAAACACGAAAACTTCAGCGGCATCACAATAGCCAAAACCTTTTAATGTGAAACTGCTCAGTAGCGAAACCCCCAACATGTTTTCTACATGATCAATTAAGATCATAAGCAATGCAAGCCCTCGAAAAAAATCGATTCGCAGGTCTCGTTGCACAGGTTGTTTCAAAGGGGATGTGTCAGTAGATTCCATTAATGTTCATTGTCATATTCGATCAATCACGTATGTATGGAGAGATTTTTGCTTTTACCGCTTGCCAAGAGGTAATAAACTACTCTTACAATTCACTAGCACGTTTTCTCAAAACCGCCAAATCTTCTTTCCGAATGCGCGGTGGTTTTGGTGCATAAAACCAATTATAGTAACGCGTTGAATTATAATATGTAAGTTGATTTTTCCGCCATTCTGAGCAAAGTCTGTGTAGTATTTCCGCCACCTGATTTTCTTCTTCTATCAGGTTAGAATGAGGTTCAAGATCTGTTGGTAGCAAGAATATTTTGTGTTTCTCAGTTCGATGATTAATTACATACTTCCAACCAATGCCAGTAACAATTGCGTCAGTATTAACAATGGGGTTACAAGCATGAACGAAAATAACCCTTTCATCATTCGCAGGTCTTTCTTTTGAGAATATATCGATTCCTTGAAAGGCAGGATGTGTTGGAATGCCAAGAAAGGCAGTAATAGTGGGAACTATATCAACTGCATGTACGAGATACTTATCGATTTTTGGAGCATTAATAGTAGGAGAGTTTATAACTAATCCAACTTTTAACACAGTCTCAAATGGGAAAGTTGCATGACCCGCGAACCCGTTTTCATAAAAAGCTTCTCCATGGTCCCCAGTAATCACAATAATAGTTTCGTCACTGATCTCATTTTTTTGTAGAGAGTCGAGAAGTCGCCCAATTTGTAAGTCTACATAGTTTAATGCATTAAAATAAGCATTTTTAACTACAGGCCTTTCTTCAAGAGAATAATCATAGAGCGTTGTTTTAGAGTCAAGTTTACATGGATGAAAAGGCCCAGCTTGGTCATCGGGACGTTCATATGGAAAATGTGATGTTTGAAGATTGAGAGACATAAAAAAAGGTATTTGTTGTTGGTGTTGTCTTTCCATCCAATCAATAGCGTGGTCAATAGTAATTGCATCATCTAATTTTCCAGCAATCATACCTGTTTCTGATTGCCAATGGGAGAAATAACCCTTTTCAGAAATTGTTTGTCCTTTATATGTTCTTGAGTCAAAGAAGATATCTAAACAAGGACTCTCATAGAATAGATGCATATTACTCCACGCTTCATTTTGTGAAGAGAACATGGCAGTAGCATAATCATATTCCTTGAGTAAGTCATAAATCATCACCTTCGGCCAAGGATCTTCTTTGCCGTAGAAATGAGTACGCGTGCTACGCAATGGATAAAGTGATGATAAGATTGCGGGATCAGAATAATCAGAGTGGGTGCTACTGGCATAACAATTAGGGAAGAAATGTCCATTTCTAGCCAATTTTTCCACATGAGGCATTACCAGTTTCCCCTGGTGTTCCATCAAAATTGTATCACTACGAAGTGATTCAATCGTAATCAGAATGATATTCTTTTTTTTATCTGGGGAGATAGCAGGGAAAAATCCAGGTTTTATGCTCCCCAAAGGAGACATGTATTTTAAAGGTATTTCATCAGTTAATACATTAGCAGTACCATTGAAAACACTGCAGGCTAGTGTAACTGTCGGGTTGGTATGATATCGCAACTCAAAAGTAGAAGATGCCCATGGATTTTTTAACGCTTCGATTCGATCTTGTGGTTCAAGTAATTGATAGTGCTTGCTGGAAAGAAAATCAGATAAGAAAAACACAGTGTTTATACATACAAGAAAGATGATAATTTGTGGAATAAATAAGTCTTTCCCACATCTGCGTAACAGCCTTGGTTGTCTCAAACACCAAGAAAAAACCAGCGAACAGACAAAAGAAATCAGAAGTATTCCAATGAGAGTCATCACCCAGATTGATCTTTCAGCTTGCCAAAAGTATTTACTAAGCATATTTACATTGAGCGCTGCAAAATAAATCGCATCGAGGTCTGGAAAAATACCCAGTCTGGCGAAAAATACCCAACTCCAAATGTATAAATTCACAAAAATAACAAGTGGAATGAGAGACACAATAAAGATTATTCGCTCATAAGCATTCAAAGAGACACGATTGATTACTCTGATGACTAGTTTAAAGTACGAATAGCCGATCCAGATAATAAGTGTCCATGCGAGAAAAGAAATTCCAACTAATCCTAATTGTGCCCCTACGGTTAACCCACCATTAATCCAGATACTGGTATGATTAATGAAATGTAGTATCTGTTCAATCAGAAATAGTAAAAATACCAAACCCGTAAGTACTGTGTTTGGAAAAAGCCAACTCACAATCTCAACGGTTGCAAAAGTATAATTTTTAATCTCTGACCGTTTTTCCAAAGTACTAGTCGCTTGATAGTTTTCCAAGGGGGGATAAAAAATGTTATATGTGATTTGTACTTTAACTTTGACTATTGGACTGAACAAAGATTAATTTCTATGTAATTTTCTTCTCATCAATTTTCTGGTGGTATAACAACAATTATTGGCACATCAAGAGTCAGAGGCTTTTTATTTCCGGAACGGGCTATTGCAGAAAGATGATACCGATGAATGCCCTTTGATAAATTTTGGGGGTCGACAGCTACATCTACAAGAAAATTATTGTCTTTTACCTTCTGAGTATCCAGTGAAATGTTACTTGTTTCATTAACCGAAATATTCTCTATTAGGTAACCGTCTTGAGTAGTAAGATCCAACCGAGTAACTTCTTTGTCGCCCTGCTGAATATCTCTAAAAGAGACGAAGATACTTGGCGGGTTTGAATAGATGATTGATTTTGACTCTACAACTAAATCGATTTTTTCTTTGGGTTTCTTCTCATCATTAGTATGAATGAATACCGAGTACCGTTGGGAAATTGGCTCAGCAGGAAACTTGCAAATAAAGCTAATAGAGAGTTCTTCAGAATCATCAGATGCTAAGTGTCTAGATTGCAGTTTGGTTGTGATAAAATCTGGAAGACCTGTAATTGAGGTAACTCTCAGACGATGCTCACTTGAATGCGATTTTACAATACAAGCATCTTCACTAACAGTTCCGGGCGCTCCTGTTAAGCTAAAGGCCTTAGGTGTAATAGTCCAACGTTTAACAAATTTAAACGTGAGTTTACATGAAATGGGAGGAATTGTCTGAGGTTCTAGAAATGGAATTGATAAAGTAATTAATTGGTCACGCACACTCTGTGATGGGTGTATTAAAAGCTTAATATGTGTTACTTTTCCTGGCATTACTCGATCATCTAGCACAAAAGCTTTTGTGCACTGGCACGATGTTTTAATTTGTTTGGATAATAGTATGGGACTACTTCCGGTGTTTTTTAAAGTTAAAAACCATTCAAAGGGATTGGAACTATACACTGGGCCGATAGACTGACT
This window encodes:
- a CDS encoding sulfatase, which gives rise to MEKRSEIKNYTFATVEIVSWLFPNTVLTGLVFLLFLIEQILHFINHTSIWINGGLTVGAQLGLVGISFLAWTLIIWIGYSYFKLVIRVINRVSLNAYERIIFIVSLIPLVIFVNLYIWSWVFFARLGIFPDLDAIYFAALNVNMLSKYFWQAERSIWVMTLIGILLISFVCSLVFSWCLRQPRLLRRCGKDLFIPQIIIFLVCINTVFFLSDFLSSKHYQLLEPQDRIEALKNPWASSTFELRYHTNPTVTLACSVFNGTANVLTDEIPLKYMSPLGSIKPGFFPAISPDKKKNIILITIESLRSDTILMEHQGKLVMPHVEKLARNGHFFPNCYASSTHSDYSDPAILSSLYPLRSTRTHFYGKEDPWPKVMIYDLLKEYDYATAMFSSQNEAWSNMHLFYESPCLDIFFDSRTYKGQTISEKGYFSHWQSETGMIAGKLDDAITIDHAIDWMERQHQQQIPFFMSLNLQTSHFPYERPDDQAGPFHPCKLDSKTTLYDYSLEERPVVKNAYFNALNYVDLQIGRLLDSLQKNEISDETIIVITGDHGEAFYENGFAGHATFPFETVLKVGLVINSPTINAPKIDKYLVHAVDIVPTITAFLGIPTHPAFQGIDIFSKERPANDERVIFVHACNPIVNTDAIVTGIGWKYVINHRTEKHKIFLLPTDLEPHSNLIEEENQVAEILHRLCSEWRKNQLTYYNSTRYYNWFYAPKPPRIRKEDLAVLRKRASEL
- a CDS encoding OpgC family protein produces the protein MESTDTSPLKQPVQRDLRIDFFRGLALLMILIDHVENMLGVSLLSSFTLKGFGYCDAAEVFVFLSGYLYGIVYSRVYRQYGSLGCFKKSLHRGFGLYLATLLTLGCCLAISIPFAIENVQISKHLFLFPLLEAPVKSTAYLLNLFYTPYGFEILRFYILLFLFLSPALFWLFKRSVALACLVSFGIYSLSQFFDWSTIPMAYSQFGRFYFNPLSWQLLFFIGLVIGSKNYDKKSVLIYNAFLKYFALLIVLCAFYIDFIEPRLFSSNGIVKSPWFHLLASMQLKQTLGLFRLINFLALAYYVSSITSSMQPFWKSKLAFPLVVCGQHPLIVYCLGLVLLYLNVVLFNELSLGPKWILPFHFIGCGISISVALAVHQYYKLKN
- a CDS encoding DUF1573 domain-containing protein, which encodes MLVDIPSTYQKYFLVLFIFSLSCSSSKDNFSCQIIGGPSQSIGPVYSSNPFEWFLTLKNTGSSPILLSKQIKTSCQCTKAFVLDDRVMPGKVTHIKLLIHPSQSVRDQLITLSIPFLEPQTIPPISCKLTFKFVKRWTITPKAFSLTGAPGTVSEDACIVKSHSSEHRLRVTSITGLPDFITTKLQSRHLASDDSEELSISFICKFPAEPISQRYSVFIHTNDEKKPKEKIDLVVESKSIIYSNPPSIFVSFRDIQQGDKEVTRLDLTTQDGYLIENISVNETSNISLDTQKVKDNNFLVDVAVDPQNLSKGIHRYHLSAIARSGNKKPLTLDVPIIVVIPPEN